A DNA window from Haliovirga abyssi contains the following coding sequences:
- a CDS encoding tetratricopeptide repeat protein, with protein MKNIKNKTAYILFPILIILIFITINRNKVYRTGESLWHDIFLKNREKPRIVYNYANYLVRNNEMKKGKEVIKNLKDNDYRKYLILSMITYRQKEFEKAAYFAKKSLEYKSNYDGYIMLGEYFFRINRIEELGRVIEKLKDFHYEETRYKVLKAKYYLVKGKAKLALNSLKGAVGEEALFYEGLSYQKLGELEKAKKIYLKVKTIPTAMVNYALIIYTEGEKEKAIKILEKINDSQSRDLLKKIKR; from the coding sequence ATGAAAAATATAAAAAATAAGACAGCTTATATATTATTTCCAATTTTAATAATATTAATATTTATCACAATTAATAGAAATAAAGTGTATAGAACTGGAGAAAGTTTATGGCATGATATTTTTTTGAAAAATAGAGAAAAACCAAGAATAGTTTATAATTATGCAAATTATCTTGTTAGAAATAATGAAATGAAAAAAGGGAAAGAAGTTATAAAAAACTTAAAAGATAATGATTATAGAAAATATTTAATTTTATCAATGATTACATATAGACAGAAAGAGTTTGAAAAAGCAGCATATTTTGCTAAAAAATCTTTAGAATATAAATCTAATTATGATGGGTATATTATGCTTGGAGAATATTTTTTTAGAATAAATAGAATAGAGGAATTAGGAAGAGTAATAGAAAAATTAAAAGATTTTCATTATGAGGAAACAAGATATAAAGTTTTGAAAGCGAAATATTATTTAGTAAAAGGGAAAGCAAAGTTGGCATTAAATTCATTAAAAGGAGCAGTAGGTGAGGAAGCTTTATTTTATGAGGGACTATCATATCAGAAATTAGGAGAATTAGAGAAAGCAAAAAAAATATACTTAAAAGTAAAAACTATTCCAACAGCAATGGTTAATTATGCACTTATAATATATACAGAAGGAGAAAAAGAGAAAGCTATAAAAATATTAGAAAAAATCAATGATAGTCAAAGTAGAGATTTATTGAAAAAAATAAAGAGGTGA
- a CDS encoding glycosyltransferase family 9 protein has translation MIKFIKFIDKYIIILFLYLLYPLKKIKNRENRGNIENRDKNNKKILIIKLWAIGESILTIPAIKRLFEKGYKIDVLCTSNNKSVYEGIEYINKIKIFNYKNIFKLLNVIFELRKNRYNIIYDFEPFMNISVLLGAILKKKIFIGFNTGKRKFIYDKKLLYNDKIHCSAVYFNLIKEKNYPTKLVKLKYELKDKLEVEKKLEKYNINNKILIGFHIGSAPTGLGRRWNEENFAELFNRIKAEYNNVEIIFTGTNYEAELFSKIEKNLKGNYINLINELTIKQLFYLLERINIYIANDTGPMHISAAMGTDTIGLFGANLPDRFRPLGDNNISLYHKVECSPCINVHLGEVKECINNYKCMKLITVNELFREIKHKIKEK, from the coding sequence ATGATAAAATTTATTAAATTTATAGATAAATATATTATAATACTGTTTTTATATTTATTATATCCATTAAAAAAGATTAAAAACAGAGAAAATAGAGGGAATATAGAAAACAGAGATAAAAACAATAAAAAAATTTTAATAATAAAATTATGGGCAATAGGAGAATCAATTTTAACAATTCCGGCAATAAAAAGATTATTTGAAAAAGGATATAAAATAGATGTTTTATGTACCTCTAATAATAAAAGCGTATATGAAGGAATTGAATATATAAATAAAATTAAGATATTTAATTATAAAAATATATTCAAATTGTTAAATGTGATTTTTGAATTAAGAAAAAATAGATATAATATAATATATGATTTTGAGCCTTTTATGAATATATCAGTATTATTAGGAGCAATTTTGAAAAAAAAAATATTTATAGGATTTAATACTGGGAAAAGAAAATTTATATATGATAAAAAATTGTTATATAATGATAAAATTCATTGTTCGGCAGTATATTTTAATTTGATTAAAGAGAAAAATTACCCCACAAAATTAGTAAAACTAAAATATGAATTAAAAGATAAATTAGAAGTTGAGAAAAAATTAGAAAAATATAATATAAATAATAAAATTTTAATAGGATTTCATATAGGAAGTGCACCAACTGGATTAGGAAGAAGATGGAATGAAGAAAATTTTGCTGAATTATTTAATAGAATAAAAGCAGAATATAATAATGTAGAAATTATTTTTACAGGAACCAATTATGAAGCTGAACTGTTTTCTAAAATAGAAAAAAATTTAAAAGGAAATTATATAAATTTAATAAATGAGTTGACTATAAAACAGCTGTTTTATTTGTTAGAGCGTATAAATATTTATATTGCAAATGATACAGGACCTATGCATATATCAGCAGCAATGGGAACAGATACAATTGGATTATTTGGAGCAAATTTACCAGATAGATTTAGGCCGTTAGGAGATAATAATATATCATTGTATCATAAAGTAGAATGTTCGCCTTGTATAAATGTTCATTTAGGAGAGGTAAAAGAATGTATAAATAATTATAAATGTATGAAATTAATTACAGTGAATGAACTATTTAGAGAGATAAAACATAAAATAAAGGAGAAATAA
- a CDS encoding DUF2304 domain-containing protein yields the protein MRWDLRLFFGAIGILIFGFIIKLVRDRKLKEEYSLLWLILGFIFFIISLFPNLISFLNNLIGISNPVYTLFFGAIIFLVIYSAHISIKISTYEDKIKNLAQELSILKNEIRSDRELEVKNV from the coding sequence ATGAGATGGGATTTAAGGTTGTTTTTTGGAGCTATTGGAATATTGATATTTGGATTTATAATAAAATTAGTAAGAGATAGGAAATTAAAAGAGGAATATTCTTTATTATGGTTAATTTTGGGATTTATATTTTTTATAATATCACTTTTTCCAAATTTAATAAGTTTTTTAAATAATTTAATAGGTATTTCTAATCCTGTGTATACTCTGTTTTTTGGAGCGATAATATTTCTTGTGATTTATTCAGCACATATTTCAATAAAAATTTCTACATATGAAGATAAAATAAAGAATTTAGCACAAGAGTTATCCATTTTGAAAAATGAGATTAGAAGTGATAGGGAGTTAGAAGTAAAGAACGTTTAA